GCAGTGGTGTGACCCAGTGCCTCACACTGGAGAAGTTCCGGAGTGGCTGGTGGCTTTAGAGTGGAATGATGGTGAAAGGCCATAGGGCTCTGGATATCTTATGAGCCTGGATCCTGAAGGAGTCGGGACCCTGAAGTGTGGGGTTAGTATCTCCGTGTGAGTTGGTGTGTCCTGGGATGGGGGTACTGAATGGGTGCTTAGAAAGGCTGTGTGAGAATGAGTGTGGGCGTAGTGGACAAGCAGTGTCTGCTGAGGTCGGCCTAAAACATGTGGGCTGGTCGAAGCATGATGAGAGTGTCACTCAGGCAGAGGATGGGAAATGTGAAGTGATGGTGGGTATGGAGGTAAGGGTCACGTACTTTTGAGGTAGTACATCTGTGCCAGCAGGTGAGTGGAGTATGACTTCGTGTGCGACAGTATGGGTGTAAGACCGAGGGCGTGCGGTGTGTAAACGATAATGGGTGTGGCATGGAAATATATCTATGAGGAGTGCGCGCGCCTGTGTACTTGAGTTAGGGCTCAGGGATGATTTGCCAACCCTTTACCTTTGGTCCTCCTAGCAAGACCCGGCGCAGCAGGTCGGCCACGACGCGAGTGAGGGTGTTCCTCGCGCGCACTGGACACAGCATGGCTCTCAACTTCGGGCCACTGCAGCGCGGCACCCTGAACCGCCCCCCTGGCTTGCTGCCTTTGCTGCAGTGCGCCCTCCCTGCCACCCTGCTGCGGGCCCGCCCCCGGCCGGCTTGGAGCCAACCGTAgtccgccccgccccgccctcaTTTGCATATGACTGACGTTCCCCCGGGGTGGCCAATGGGGGTGGGCGCGGCGGGGCCTGACCCGCGCGCGGCGTCAGCAGCCAATGGGCTCAAGCGTAGGGGGCCGGGCTTGCGCGGAAGGCCGNNNNNNNNNNNNNNNNNNNNNNNNNNNNNNNNNNNNNNNNNNNNNNNNNNNNNNNNNNNNNNNNNNNNNNNNNNNNNNNNNNNNNNNNNNNNNNNNNNNNNNNNNNNNNNNNNNNNNNNNNNNNNNNNNNNNNNNNNNNNNNNNNNNNNNNNNNNNNNNNNNNNNNNNNNNNNNNNNNNNNNNNNNNNNNNNNNNNNNNNNNNNNNNNNNNNNNNNNNNNNNNNNNNNNNNNNNNNNNNNNNNNNNNNNNNNNNNNNNNNNNNNNNNNNNNNNNNNNNNNNNNNNNNNNNNNNNNNNNNNNNNNNNNNNNNNNNNNNNNNNNNNNNNNNNNNNNNNNNNNNNNNNNNNNNNNNNNNNNNNNNNNNNNNNNNNNNNNNNNNNNNNNNNNNNNNNNNNNNNNNNNNNNNNNNNNNNNNNNNNNNNNNNNNNNNNNNNNNNNNNNNNNNNNNNNNNNNNNNNNNNNNNNNNNNNNNNNNNNNNNNNNNNNNNNNNNNNNNNNNNNNNNNNNNNNNNNNNNNNNNNNNNNNNNNNNNNNNNNNNNNNNNNNNNNNNNNNNNNNNNNNNNNNNNNNNNNNNNNNNNNNGGGGGGGGGCATGCGGCGACGGCCTCCCGCTCCCCCCGGGCCGGAGCGGCGACGGCCAAGGAGCGTGTTACGGGCAGAGCGGTGTCAGCCGCTGAGGAGGTGCGAGCCCCTGTCGGGCTCCCGCCGCTCCGGACCATGTACTCGGCCCACAGGCCCCTCATCCCCGCGTCCGGCGCGGCCTCTCGTGGCCTCGGCATGTTCGGTCAGTAGCGTCCCGCACTGGGACTGCAGGGGTCAAGGTGTCGGGGTGCTAAGTGCGGAATATCGGCTATGGGATGTAGTACCTGCACGGTGGAGGGAGAGTAAAGGGATGGCAGAGAAAGTTTGGAATCTAGCGGGGCCGAGTGGTTAGTGATGGCAGGTGTGCGTGTAGCCGAGCAGTGGGAGTGAGGAGTGGGGCGTACGTGGAGACAGGTGTGGTGCTCAAGTGACGGGTGGAACAGATCGGTTGTGATTGGTGTAAGGGCAACAGAGTAACAGGCTTTGAAGTCTGCCTTAGAATAGACTTGAGTCCTGCTGGTGGAAGATGTGGAATGAGGACAGGGATGGGGGCTTAGAGGAGTGGTCTAAGGACAGGTTTGGTGGGAAGCACCACCTCTCAGAACAGTCTGTGGGTAGCAGTGTTTGTGATGTGATGAGAGGGCGGGAGAGGCACACCTGGAGGGTGACACACTAGGACAAGCATAGGACCAGAGGACTGCCCCATTGTCTGCTTGGCCTCCACTCCCTATTTCAAGAAAGCTAGGAGGGCTTAATAAGAAAGATCTTCGTGGAGATAGAAACACATCCAGGGCCTTGCAGGCTGTCTTGGGGTTGGAGTCCCCAGATGGTTTTGGGGCCCCTAGGGGTGGGGGCCAGGGATGTTAGGAATCTTGAGTGTCTTCCAGTTTTGTTTCCCTGCTTCCCTGTTCTTCCCACTTTCCTTTAGGGCTCCTTTGTCAGTCCCTCAGAATCAGGTCTTGAGGTCAATTCTTCTTATAGTGCTCTCCCAGACTAGATTTCTGGAGGTATTGGGGTGGGGTCACCTCAGGTCAGGTTGCTCTGGAGCAGGGGGTGGTAGGGAATGATGGATATCAGAGATAGGGCggttccctccttccctcttccccccctGAGCAGGGGCCTCTCTCCTCTGCTGGTTCCACTTCCCCTGGAGTCTGCGGCCTGGCAATGTGGGGAAGCTCACTGATAGCCTTGCTTTTCAGTTCCAGCAGGCGTGGTCCCAGCTCAGGATCATGTACTTTCCCACCCAGCTTTCAGGTGGAGGTGGGCCTCGGTGTTGTACCTCCCAAAATTCTACTGGTGATGGAAATATCTCCCTGTCTATCACCTCAAGCAAACACCTGGCACTTCAGCCTTCTCTGGGCAGGAATAACAACAATTCTCTCCTCTGTCCCATTGTCCCTGCTTTTTTTTCTGGGGAGTTTACCACACCCTCCATCTTTCTGGGCAAGGAGACTGGACACTGGGCATGAGATAAGCCCAGGAGTTTCCAGGGAGAGAAGCTTCTTACTGGGTGTCGGAGTCTGTTTAGGAGACAAAAGAAGGGAGCCACCTGGACCCCACCCAGGAAGGGCAGGTCTAGTTCTCTGGGGACTGGTtgtgggaggggggaaggggcaAAGAGGGTGTTATTCACTGTGGGGCTGTTCGAGATTCCAGGCCCTGAAAATGAGTAGACAGAAGGGGAAATAGGGCCATTAacctgaagagaaggaggagcgtGAGACCAAGGTGAGGGGCTATGTCAGATGGCAGCTTAGTTGCTGAGAATGTGATGCCATGGTTATACGGAGGATTGTCCAGTCTTGCAAAGGTCTTAGGACATGAGAGTGGGGGAATGGCAGCTGAGAGTGACCTGGTTTGTGGCAGGAGCCAGTTCCTCTGGCTTGGTCCCTAGTGGCAGGGCtggtggaggctgggaggaggagtgggaCGTGAgtgctgtttctctttcctgcttctctttcctttttttaaaatctatagaCCTTTTAGGgatttttctcccccccccccccccgagtgaTATCTCACTTTACTGACCCCAGAGGCGTGGGGTATAAAGACTGGGTGGAGCCACTTCACACAGTTGGAGAATGAGATTAAGTTGTGGTGGAGGTTAGGGCCAAGCTCTCCTGGCATCCAGCTCACATGGCTCCTTCCCACAGTGTGGACAAATGTGGAACCTCGTTCTGTGGCTGTGTTCCCCTGGCACTCCTTAGTCCccttcctggcacccagccagCCCGACCCCTCTGTGCAGCCGAGTGAGGCCCAGCAACCTGCCAGCCACCCTGTGGCCTCCAACCAGAGCAAAGGTAAGGGATAGGGACTATGGGAATGCTTGGGCATGGGAGTCCAGGTAGCCCAGGCGCCCTCTCATAGACTGTTCTGCTCCTAGAACCTGCTGAATCAGCTGCTGTTGCTCATGAGCAGCCACCAGGAGGTGCAGGGAGTGCTGACCCTGGGCGGCCCCCTGGAGCCACATGCCCTGAGAGCCCAGGGCCTGGACCTCCACTCACTTTGGGGGGTGTGGATCCTGGTAAAAGTCTTCCTCCCACCACTGAGGAGGAAGCTCCCGGGCCCCCAGGAGAGCCCCGGTTGGACAGCGAGACCGAGAGTGATCATGATGATGCGTGAGTTCTCAGGGCCTGGCTAGGTCAGGGTAGTGGGGGATGCAGAATTGAACACATGCTCTTCACTGGCTCTGATGCTTTCCACAGCTTCCTCTCCATCATGTCTCCCGagattcagctgcctctgccacctggaaAGCGCCGCACCCAGTCCCTGAGTGCCCTGCCCAAGGAACGAGACTCATCTTCTGAGAAGGATGGACGAAGTCCTAACAAGGTACCTAAGCAAGCTTTGCAACCCTGTGGACACCAAGCCTGTACCCCAGTCCTAACTGATCTTCTCTGGGCTTTGTTAACTACAGCGGGAGAAGGACCATATCCGTCGGCCCATGAATGCCTTCATGATCTTCAGCAAGCGGCACCGGGCCTTGGTCCACCAGCGGCACCCCAACCAGGATAACCGAACTGTCAGCAAGATCCTGGGAGAGTGGTGGTATGCCCTGGGGCCCAAGGAGAAGCAGAAATACCACGATCTAGCCTTCCAGGTAATTCTTCCTCTCCTTGgctcttcccagtgttctctggTGGGGCGCTGAGTGAAGGGTCGCCCTGCCCTTTCCTGCCAGGTGAAAGAGGCCCACTTCAAGGCCCACCCAGATTGGAAGTGGTGCAACAAGGACCGAAAGAAATCCAGCTCAGAGGCCAAGCCCGCGAGCCTGGGGCTGGCAGGAGGGCACAAGGAGACGCGGGAACGGAGCATGTCGGAGACGGGAACTGCTGCTGCCCCTGGGGGTTAGTCAGCTCCTTGGCTCTCCCCCTGCCACCTCTCCCTGAGGGCTGCCAGCCTTCCCCTTGCTTGCTCAACCCCTTTCTGAGCAACTTGTCTTCTTTGTTGCTTTTGAGGACTCATCCACAAAGAAACTGGCAGTTGTTTTATGAATGAGCCAGGGAGATGCAGAAAGGAGACCCAAATACAAATCATTGCTTACTGctatttattgagcatttactaCGTGATCAAAAAGTAGTCCTCTTTTTCCAGATGAAGAAATAGCCTCAGAGATGCCAAGTCACTTGATTAAAGTCCTGGGCTAATAACAACCACCACAACCAAGATTTAAGCCCTAGCTTGGCTTCCCCAGAACCATAGTTGGAACCATTGCCACTCACTATGCCCTGGATTGGCTGCTTCTAGGAGTTCTGGGGTACTTTGGGGTTTTAATGCTGTTGCCTTCTGTGAGAGTGGGAAATCTTACTGCTCCTCTCACATAGAAACACTAAGGCTCAGACAGACCAGTGGTTAACTAACAGCTAAGACCTCCTGGACCAATGTCCAGGCTTGCTCACTCAGAGAATGTCTGCTTCCAGGAACGGGCTTGCTCCCTGCAGGGCCAGAGGACAGAAACTTGCAGGGAAGAGATGTTGAGCTGGAGACTGGTGCTTTCCCTCTACCAAGTGGCTCAGGGTCTCCAGTCTGCTTCTGCCCAGGACATAGACACATCTGTGAGAAGTTGGGCTGGTTCAGGTGCTGTAGTCATGGCGCTGTGACAGCTCTTGACAACTTCTGCTTTACAGtgtcctctgagctcctgtcCGTTGCAGCCCAGACACTCCTGAGCTCCGACACGAAGGCTCCAGGGAGTGGCCCCTGTGGAGCAGAACGACTACATGCGGTTGGGGGACCTGGCTCAGCTCGACCCAGAGCCTTCTCCCACAGTGGGGTGCACAGTCTTGATGGTGGGGAAGTGGACAGCCAGGCACTACAAGAACTGACCCAGGTTGGAGGCACAGGTCACCAAGGAGGTGGGGTAAGGAGGGTTGTGTGAGCCAGCAGACCCAACTAAATCCTCCCTGCCACCTGTCCCACAGATGGTTTCTGGCCCCACATCATACTCCGGCCCAAAGCCTTCCCCTCAGTTTGGCGCTCCAGGATCTTTTGCAGCTCCTGGTGAAGGAGGTACCATGGCCACTAGTGGGAGACCCCCACTGTTGCCCTCCAGAGCCTCTCGTTCCCAGCGCGCAGCCAGTGAGGACATGACCAGTGACGAGGAACGCATGGTCATCTGTGAGGAAGAAGGGGATGATGATGTCATCGGTGAGTAGGGCAGGGTTACAGTCCTAGAGGGGCCCTGGATCAAAGGCCAGTGGGTGACCAGAATCCAGGTCCTTAGACTCCTCCAGTTCTTTTCCAAGTTTGTTTTTAGCTGTATAACGTCAATTCTGCTTTGCCCAAAGAAGCTGCCAGCCATACAGGAAACCCAAGGACATGGGTGTCATTAGCAGAGCACTAGATGCTCTTCCCAGTGTACATTTCAAGTGACTTTGGTCagatgcacagagccctgggctcAGGACTGTCCTCCAGGGCCCCCTTTGTCCTGCCCTACTGCTACCGTTGTTGCCTTCCACTCACTAGCCTGCTTGGCCTAGAGCTGAAGCCAGAGCTCAGATCCTCTTTCAGACTGTTTCCTCCTGGGTAGTTCTATACTCAGTCTCTTCCCTACACTGTCCCTCTACTTCCTCAGCTGATGACAGTTTTGGCACCACTGACATTGATCTCAAGTGCAAGGAGCGGGTGACTGACAGTGAGAGTGGAGACAGCTCTGGGGAGGACCCAGAGGGCAGCAAGGTGAGGCGTGTTGGGAGCTGGGGTATGATGCTGTCTCGTCACTCTCAGAACTCCTGGGTGCTTGACCCAGGGGGAGAATTGGGTCTGAAGAAAGCAAGCTTCTTGGCTCATGGGCAATTGGGTCACATCCAGGATGAGTTGGCCTTCAGTTGGCAGGGGTACTTTTGGCTGGCCCGGCTTACAAGCAGGCAGGGGTTCCTGGCATAGGGGTCCAGCTCTCTACACTCCCTGACTTGGGTTTCTCTTTCCTTAACCCAGGGCTTTGGCCGTAAGGTGTTCTCACCTGTCATCCGCTCCTCTTTTACCCATTGCCGTCCAACCCTGGACCCTGAGCCTCCAGGGCCCCCGGATCCACCTGCAGCCTTCAGCAAAGGCTATggccccaccccatcctcctcctcctcacctgcTTCCACCTCAGTTTCAACCTCCTTTTCACTGGGCTCTGGAACCTTTAAGACCCAGGAGTCTGGTCAGGGCAGCACAGCAGTCCCACTGCGGCCCCCACCTCCTGGAGCTGGGGGCCCAACAACACCTTCCAAAGCCACTCGCTTTCTTCCTACGGATCCTGCCACCTTCCGGCGCAAGAGACCCGAAAGTGTTGGTAGTCTGGAGGCCCCAGGCCCCTCGGTCATTGCAGCACCTCCCATTGGGGGAGGAAACATTCTGCAAACACTGGTTCTACCTCCAAGCAAGGAGGAACGGGAGGGCAGTGGTGCACGAGTGCCCTCAGCCCCAGCTCCATCACTGGCCTATGGGGCTCCAGCAGCCCCTCTGTCCCGTCCTGCTGCCACCATGGTCACCAATGTGGTACGACCTGTCAGCAGCACTCCTGTGCCCATTGCCTCAAAGCCCTTTCCCACCTCTGGCCGGGCTGAGGCATCTTCAAATGACACAGGTGCCAGGACTGAAATGGGCACTGGATCTCGGGTACCTGGAGGCTCCCCATTGGGTGTCAGTTTAGTGTATTCGGATAAGAAGTCAGCAGcagccacctcaccagctccACACTTGGTAGCTGGACCCCTGTTGGGCACTGTGGGGAAGGCACCTGCTACTGTCACCAACCTGCTGGTGGGCACCCCAGGCTATGGGGCTCCTGCATCATCTGCTGTTCAGTTTATTGCCCAGGGAGCCCCAGGCAGTGTGACCCCTGCAGGCTCAGGAGCAAGTGCTGGGAATGGCCCCAATGGGCCAGTACCCCTGGGCATCCTGCAGCCAGGTGCCCTAGGCAAGGCTGGGGGAATCACCCAGGTGCAGTACATCCTGCCCACACTGCCCCAGCAGCTTCAAGTGGCACCTGCCCCAGCACCAGCCCCTGGGACCAAGGCAGCAGCTCCCAGTGGCCCTGTACCCACCACCAGCATTCGTTTCACCCTCCCTCCGGGCACCTCAACCAACGGCAAGGTCCTGGCTGCCACTGCACCCACTGCTGGCATCCCTATCCTGCAGTCTGTACCTTCCGCCCCGCCCCCTAAAGGTGAGACCTGAGTTGGGTTTTGTAAGGACTTGGGTCACAAAAGTCTGTTTGATTGTCTTGTaaacttttcttttgttgcttcttCTAGCCCAGTCAGTTTCTCCAGTCCAGGCCACACCCTCGGGTGGCTCAGCCCAGCTGCTTCCTGGGAAGGTGCTAGTTCCCCTGGCTGCCCCTAGCGTGTCAGTTCGAGGTGGAGGGGCTGGCCAGCCACTGCCCCTGGTTAGCTCACCTTTCTCAGTACCTGTCCAAAATGGTGCCCAGCAACCTAGCAAGGTAAGGCACTCTGGTAGTGGCTTCACTTCTCTTCACTGTTGGCTGTCATCCTTGTGTTCACCCGTGTTGCTGCTTTTTCTGGTCTCCATTTTTCTCTGGAAATTGGGTTGGTGgtttgttcgtgtgtgtgtgtgtgtgtttcatttatctatttaactGAAGCTTGGGGATCAACATTTATTAGAGTTTAAGAGAGAAATAACAGGGCAAGCAGGCTGTACATCCTGGCAgttgctgggaaggaggaagagagaaagacctGCCTTTTGAGTAAGGATTTAGCAATGGAGGTCTGTGGGCTGATGCAGAAAATGAGTTggggctgggtatggtggcacccATTTACTTCTGGCACTCAGGAGACGGGCAAGTGGACATCTgggtgagtttaaggccagttttCTACATGAGTCCCAGGCCCACCTGTCTCAGAAAGGGGGCAGAGatgagggggaaatgggagagagagagagagagaatacttgttcttgcagaggacctgggttcccagcaccatgcTACTACCTGGAGGTGCACAGCAATCTGTATTTCCAGTTCCAGGCGaccagacgccctcttctggcttccacaagcactgcatgcacacagtacacatgtaaatgtgcaggcaaaacatccacacattaaaaataaaattaaaaagtcttcaaaaatagaaggaaaaagttGGGGATGTTCAGAGAAATACCAGAGTGTCTGGGAAAACAAGCTTAGGAGTTTGGTCCATATCCTAAGAGGGAGaggtaaaatgaaaacattttagttagaactcaggaaagcaggcaggcTTAGCAGTGAAGATTTGTGAGCAGATgcctgttttttaaatgtttctgtgcAGCCCACTGTTTCCTCAGTGCTCAATGTCTCTACCTGTTCATTATCTGGAtcctcctctgtggtctctgtccTGGTCTGACCTCAGGCTCTGAGTTCTCTGCTTTTGCTGAGCCTGCATTCCAGGCCTCAGTCAGCCCTGTCCTTTGGGGTCACATCTTACTCTAGTCTATGGGTGCTTTTGCCCACAGATTATCCAGCTGACTCCTGTGCCTGTGAGCACACCTAGCGGTCTGGTGCCACCCCTGAGCCCAGCCACAATACCGGGGCCCACATCACAGCCTCAGAAGGTCCTGTTGCCCTCTTCCACAAGGTGAGACCAGTTAAGCCCTTTCCTTCATTctaggccagacagtggtgggtTAGGGCCAGCCCATCTCACTtcactcctcccctttcctctccggTGGCAGAATCACTTATGTGCAGTCAGCAGGTGGGCACACTCTGCCTCTGGGTACCAGTACTGCATGCAGTCAGGCTGGAACAGTGACCTCATACGGGCCCACAAGCTCTGTAGCTCTGGGCTTCACATCGTTGGGGCCCAGTGGTCCTGCCTTCGTACAGCCCCTGCTCTCAGGTGAGGGCTGGCctggggagttgggggaggggttgaaACAGCTCCAGACCCTAACTTGGTTCCCTTCTCCTTTGTCTTCCTCCCAGCAGGCCAAGCTCCATTGCTGGCTCCTGGCCAGGTGGGCGTGTCACCTGTGCCTAGCCCCCAGTTGCCTCCTGCCTGCACAGCCCCTGGAGGTCCTGTCATAACAGCCTTTTACCCTGGCAGCCCTGCACCCACCTCAGCACCCCTGGGCCCACCTTCCCAAGCTCctccaagcctggtctacactgtggCCACCAGCACCACCCCACCTGCTGCTACCATTCTGCCCAAGGGCCCACCAGCCTCTGCCACTGCCACTCCAGCCCCTACTAGTCCTTTCCCTAGTGCCACAGGTGGGTGTCAGGGAAATTCTGGGGCAGGGTTTGTGCAAGTTGGGGGATTCAGGAAATGGGCTTCAGTGAGGTCTGGCTTAGTAGATGTTTTCTTCCTTATCATCAGGCTCCATGACCTACAGCTTAGTGGCTCCCAAGGCCCAGCGGCCCAGCCCAAAGGCCCCCCAGAAAGTGAAGGCAGCCATCGCCAGCATTCCCGTGGGGTCTTTTGAATCGGGTGCCACTGGGCGGCCTGGACCTACACCCCGACAGTCTATGGACTCTGGAGCAGTCCGAGAGCCAGCTGCCCCAGAATCAGAGCTTGAGGGGCAGCCCACACCCCCagtccccccacctcctccagaGACCTGGCCTCCTAATGCCCGGAACAGCCCCCCACCACCCCTGCCTGCTGAGGAGCGACCTGGCACCAAAGGCCCTGAGACTGTAAGTATCTAGCTGGGTGGGGACTCCCCTAGTTCTGGTCTTGCTACTTGCTTCTTTCTCCGTGTGTCTCCTGCCTGATCGCTGTATACCATCCTATTAGGGAGCTGCATTCTGGGCATCCTGGCCTTCAGAGGCCAAGGCTTTGTCTCATCTTCCATCTTGCATCATCTTGTTTCTGGCTATTGGCTCATGAGCTCACCTACATCACTCcctttttgtgtctgggtctcTAGCCTAAACTGGCCTAATATTCATAGCagtactgagtgctgggattacaggcatgagtccctgtgacttttttttttttttttttaatcccaataCATCTAAGTCCAGTATTCTTGCCTGTCCCCACCCCAGGCCAGCAAATTCCCCAGCTCATCTTCAGATTGGCGAGTTCCTGGGCTGGGCCTGGAGAGCCGTGGggagcctcccactcctcctagcccagctcctgctccagccacaGCCCCTAGTGgaagcagcagtggcagcagcgAGGGCAGTAGTGGGAGGGCAGCTGGGGACACACCTGAGCGCAAAGAAGTGACTAGTTCTGGCAAGAAGATGAAGGTGCGACCCCCACCCCTGAAGAAGACCTTTGACTCTGTGGACAAGTGAGCAGGGGTTGGGATATTGGCAGACTGCCTAGGGCTTGGTGGGAGAAGGGACAGCTGCAGACCAAGACCATAGAGGTGACCCTGCTGGCCTTTCAGCAGGGTCCTGTCAGAAGTGGACTTTGAAGAGCGGTTTGCTGAGCTACCTGAGTTTCGGCCAGAGGAGGTGCTGCCCTCACCCACCCTGCAGTCTCTGGCCACCTCACCTCGGGCTATCCTTGGCTCCTACCgcaagaagaggaagaattcTACTGGTAAAGCAGCCCTGGCTcttaagaaagtgtgtgtgttgtgagggCAGGCCAGAGGCCACCTCCACTAAAGCCTAGTCTGCTTATTTGGCTAGACCTGGACTCAGCGCCTGAGGACCCCACCTCGCCCAAGCGCAAGATGAGGAGACGTTCGAGCTGCAGCTCAGAGCCCAACACCCCCAAGAGTGCCAAGTGCGAGGGTGACATCTTCACCTTTGACCGTACAGGTACCAGTATTTAGGAGACTAAGGGCTTCCAGGGGTGGTGGTGTCATGAGGGTAGCCAGGGAGGCTCAGTCAAGGCTGACCTCTATTAAGAGCTGGCAAGACTTAGTGGGCACTTGGACAATGGCAAGGAGTGTGGGGGTCTCTGCTGCAGCCTTGACTGAACTCCCTTTCCTGGGAAGGTACTGAAACTGAGGATGTGCTTGGAGAGCTGGAGTATGAGAAAGTGCCCTACTCATCACTGCGGCGCACCCTGGACCAACGACGGGCCCTGGTCATGCAGCTCTTCCAGGACCATGGCTTCTTCCCATCAGGTGAGCAAGTCTTACACTTGGGAATTTCATGGGGACTCGACCACATTTCTCACCATCTTTCTGTTTCCAGCCCAGGCCACAGCAGCCTTCCAAGCCCGCTATGCAGACATCTTCCCTTCCAAAGTGTGTCTGCAATTGAAGATTCGGGAGGTTCGCCAGAAGATCATGCAGGCAGCCACTCCCACAGAGCAGCCCCCTGGGGCTGAGCCCCCCCTCCCTGGA
The genomic region above belongs to Microtus ochrogaster isolate Prairie Vole_2 linkage group LG4, MicOch1.0, whole genome shotgun sequence and contains:
- the Cic gene encoding protein capicua homolog isoform X6, with product MADGVLVGPGWGRKVSVWAGLVPDLRLQNGALAGGQMMKPMKKVCPGLAGSASGSKSPPATRAKALRRRGAGEGDKPEEEDEEAQPQDQTGPEEAEEGEEEETERDPGAEGPPPELQPNDPTPGLAEDPKGDGEAGRWEPSLSRKTATFKSRAPKKKYVEEHGAGTGGAIGAPEEYEQTPEDASALGVPPRPPTSTRSSSTDTASEHSADLEDEPAEACGPVPWPSGGTTGGYDLRQLRSQRVLARRGDGLFLPAVVRQVRRSQDLGVQFPGDRALTFYDGLSGGGVDVVLDAMPPPGALMVGTAVCTCVEPGVAVYREGVVVEVAAKPAAYKVRFSASPSSHPGPPGTLPPTHQQPLHREPEEAVWVTRSSLRLLRPPWEPEALLRKHPAGPEEEQGEPGVTLPPCPSSSEPKQPEDAEVSNISFGSNLGTHCEEAEEKHPPALSTPVLLPLPPPQLLSPPPKSPAFAGPGRPGEQPSPCQEGSQAGSRSSSVASLEKGAAPAARARTPLTAAQQKYKKGDVVCTPNGIRKKFNGKQWRRLCSRDGCMKESQRRGYCSRHLSMRTKEMEGLADSGPGGTGRPAGVAAREGSTEFDWGDETSRDSEASSVAARGDSRPRLVAPADLSRFEFDECEAAVMLVSLGSSRSGTPSFSPVSTQSPFSPAPSPSPSPLFGFRPANFSPINASPVIQRTAVRSRHLSASTPKAGVLTPPDLGPHPPPPAPRERHSSGILPTFQTNLTFTVPISPGRRKTELLPHPGTLGAGGGGAAPDFPKSDSLDSGVDSVSHTPTPSTPAGFRAVSPAVPFSRSRQPSPLLLLPPPAGLTSDPGPSVRRVPAVQRDSPVIVRNPDVPLPSKFPGEVGTAGEARAGGPGRGCRETPVPPGVASGKPGLPPPLPAPVPITVPPAAPTAVAQPMPTLGLASSPFQPVAFHPSPAALLPVLVPSSYPSHPAPKKEVIMGRPGTVWTNVEPRSVAVFPWHSLVPFLAPSQPDPSVQPSEAQQPASHPVASNQSKEPAESAAVAHEQPPGGAGSADPGRPPGATCPESPGPGPPLTLGGVDPGKSLPPTTEEEAPGPPGEPRLDSETESDHDDAFLSIMSPEIQLPLPPGKRRTQSLSALPKERDSSSEKDGRSPNKREKDHIRRPMNAFMIFSKRHRALVHQRHPNQDNRTVSKILGEWWYALGPKEKQKYHDLAFQVKEAHFKAHPDWKWCNKDRKKSSSEAKPASLGLAGGHKETRERSMSETGTAAAPGVSSELLSVAAQTLLSSDTKAPGSGPCGAERLHAVGGPGSARPRAFSHSGVHSLDGGEVDSQALQELTQMVSGPTSYSGPKPSPQFGAPGSFAAPGEGGTMATSGRPPLLPSRASRSQRAASEDMTSDEERMVICEEEGDDDVIADDSFGTTDIDLKCKERVTDSESGDSSGEDPEGSKLQVAPAPAPAPGTKAAAPSGPVPTTSIRFTLPPGTSTNGKVLAATAPTAGIPILQSVPSAPPPKAQSVSPVQATPSGGSAQLLPGKVLVPLAAPSVSVRGGGAGQPLPLVSSPFSVPVQNGAQQPSKIIQLTPVPVSTPSGLVPPLSPATIPGPTSQPQKVLLPSSTRITYVQSAGGHTLPLGTSTACSQAGTVTSYGPTSSVALGFTSLGPSGPAFVQPLLSAGQAPLLAPGQVGVSPVPSPQLPPACTAPGGPVITAFYPGSPAPTSAPLGPPSQAPPSLVYTVATSTTPPAATILPKGPPASATATPAPTSPFPSATGSMTYSLVAPKAQRPSPKAPQKVKAAIASIPVGSFESGATGRPGPTPRQSMDSGAVREPAAPESELEGQPTPPVPPPPPETWPPNARNSPPPPLPAEERPGTKGPETASKFPSSSSDWRVPGLGLESRGEPPTPPSPAPAPATAPSGSSSGSSEGSSGRAAGDTPERKEVTSSGKKMKVRPPPLKKTFDSVDNRVLSEVDFEERFAELPEFRPEEVLPSPTLQSLATSPRAILGSYRKKRKNSTDLDSAPEDPTSPKRKMRRRSSCSSEPNTPKSAKCEGDIFTFDRTGTETEDVLGELEYEKVPYSSLRRTLDQRRALVMQLFQDHGFFPSAQATAAFQARYADIFPSKVCLQLKIREVRQKIMQAATPTEQPPGAEPPLPGPPASGMAATPVPTPSPAGGPDPTSPGPDSGTAQAAPPLPPPPEPGQPGWDGAPQPSPPPSGPSTTATGR